The genomic region GCATATATTAATGAGCTACTAAAACAGGAACGAATGAATCATCTTAAGCAAGCTCTGCTAAAAGCAAACCAAGAAGAAGCTGCTGATTCTGAGTATCAGGATGAATTAAAAGAATGGGACACAGCTCTATCGGACGGGCTAACGAATGACAGAGTTTAAGCAACTTGATATTTACTGGGTGGATTTGGACTCATCTCTCGGTGCTGAAACTCAAAAACTGCGACCATGCGTGATCATTCAAAATGATCTGGTGAATATACAATCAAAAACGTTGATTGTGGCGCCTTTGCTTCCTAATCATAGGCCTTGGCCATTTGCAGTAAATTTGACGCCAACAAATGATAATGGGTTAGATATGGATCGTCATATCAATCTCAAACAATTGCGTGCAATTGATATCTCTCGAATTGGCAAAAAGCAAGGAATCGTTGAGAATGAATATTTGCACGCGATCAAGCAAGCTTTAACCATCATAGTTGATTTGTAGGTATCCTTAAATTTCCGGCGAATGTCTTTGCCTATAATTCAAATATGCAGAATATCTATCTGATATTTGAGCTGAAGGGTTTGCTGTTGATCAGTGTAAACTAGCTGAAACCGACAATTTAATGGTTTG from Nitrosomonas sp. Is35 harbors:
- a CDS encoding CopG family transcriptional regulator, which gives rise to MTHRTTITLDDESFIFLNSIAGENRSAYINELLKQERMNHLKQALLKANQEEAADSEYQDELKEWDTALSDGLTNDRV
- a CDS encoding type II toxin-antitoxin system PemK/MazF family toxin, which gives rise to MTEFKQLDIYWVDLDSSLGAETQKLRPCVIIQNDLVNIQSKTLIVAPLLPNHRPWPFAVNLTPTNDNGLDMDRHINLKQLRAIDISRIGKKQGIVENEYLHAIKQALTIIVDL